ATCGCGCTCGCGGGCGTGCTGTTCGTCATCGGCGCGCTCGCCGCCGGTGCCGGGCTGATGTTCTATGGGCAGAAGAATATGCGCAACGCCAAAATTGCAGGCGGCGTCGGGGCGGCGCTGATCCTCGCCGCTGCGATCCTGTTCGCGACGCGCCCCGACGCATATGCCGAAGTCGCCGGGGAAGCGAAGAAATCCTCCGCCGCCGACGCGCCTCAACTCGCCGAGGGCAGCCTGCTTTGCACGATCCGTCCCGACCGGAGCCGCATCACCGTGTCATCCACGACCGACGTGCCGATCCGCATCGGCGTCGGCGGCTGCGTCAACGGCCGCACCCAATATACAAGGGGGGCCGACGACCGCTGGCAACGCATCCTGGTGCCGAACGAGGAAGCAACGGTCACCGTCGCGTCGATCGACGCCGCGGGACGCGAATATCGCGTCGAACGCTATCTGCTCGATGCCGCCACCATGGCGCGTGCGCGCGACATCCGCGCTGCCAGCCCGATCAAGGGCTGCACCGCCGATCCCGAGGCGCTGGCGAACCTCGCCGCCCAGCAGGATGCGATCCGCGGCGCGCTGCCCCCCGTGCCCAACGAACGCCTCGTCTATCGCTGCCAGCGCGCATCGGGTGCGGCGGTGGAGGGTGCGTTGGCGGGTGAATGACGTCCTGTCGCCCGCGACGCCTTGAAAGACGCAGCCGCCACTACCCGCCGCATGCCCTGAACAGCATCAGCGTGCGTTCGCGCGCCAGATCCGCGCTCGGTTCGTGATAATCCTTGCGCCGGTCGCTGTTGAACCCGTGCCCCGCCTCATAGACAAAGATTTGCGCGGTCGGGTGGTTCTTCGCGATCAGCGCCTCGACGCCTTCCATCGGGATGCCGCCGTCGAAACGGCCGAAATGGGCGATGGTCGCGCAGCGCGGCGGCTCGTCGCTGAACATCGTCGGCACGAGGCTGCCATAATAGGCGGATGCCGCCGCAAGGTCGGGGCTGATCTGCGCCATCCGCCACGCGACCGACCCGCCATAGCAATAGCCGGTGATGAACACCGGCCCTTTGCCTTTCAATGCGTCGATGCACGTCTGGGCATCCTTCAAACTCTGCTCGAATGGGTGCAGCTCGCGCGCCAGCTGCACCGCGCGCTCGAACTGCGGGCCCGAATAATCGCTTTCGAACCCCGGATGTTCGCGGTCGAAGAGCGCGGGGGCGAGCGCCTCGTAACCGTCGGCGGCATATTCGTCGCAAAGCTCGCGGATATGGTCGGTGACGCCGAAGATTTCCTGCACCAGCACCAGCCCGCCGCGGCGCTCTCCCACGGGCTGCGCGTGATAGACAGCGACGGCGGCGCCATCGTCCATCGTCATCCGGATCATCTCACCCATGGATTTCCCTCTCATCGGTTCGTCCCCGGACTCGATCCGGGGTTGTCGAAGCAGCGGTCTTCTTTCTTTCAATCCTTGAAGGAAGGGCGGCCCTTCGACAAGCCTGGAGCCTGCCCCGGCGAAGGCGGGGGGCAAACCGGCGCGGGATCGCGAAACGCGTCCCCAACCCCCGCCTTGCATTGCGCCAAAATCGTTGCTACGCGCGCCCCGACTTTGCAGCGGGGGCATTTTCGGATGCCGGTCGAATCCGCGCAACCATCCCCCTCGGGATCGAAGAAAAGGACTTTCGCGCGTGGATAATTCCGGCGGCATTCAGGGCAACATCACGGCGGGCCTCGCGGGCCGCTATGCCAGCGCGCTGTTCGATCTGGCGCGCGAATCGAATGCAATCGACGCGGTCCAGCAGAGCCTCGCGACGCTCAGGGCCGGCCTGGCCGAATCGGCCGACCTGTCGGCGCTGATCGCCAGCCCCGTCGTCGGCCGCAGCGACGCCGCGAACGCCATCGCCGCGGTGGCGACGGCGCTGAAGCTCGATTCGCTGACCACAAAGTTCCTCGGCGTGCTCGCCGAAAACCGCCGCCTCGCCGATCTGCCGAAGATGATCGACGCCTTCGATGCGATCGTCGCCGATCACCGCGGCGAAGTGACCGCGAAGGTCATCAGCGCGCATCCGCTCACCGCCGATCAGCTCGCCGCGCTGACCGCCAACCTCAAATCCCGTGTCGGGCGCGACGTCACCGTCGCGGCCACCGTCGACCCCGCCATCCTCGGCGGCCTCGTCGTCCAGCTGGGCAGCCAGCTGATCGACGGCAGCATCCGTACCCGTCTCAATAGCTTCGCGCAGGCGATGAAGGGCTGAAAGCCCGTACGCCCTATGTGTTCGATGAAAGGCTGAATAATGGAAATCCGCGCCGCTGAAATCAGCAAGGTCATCAAGGACCAGATCGCCAATTTCGGAACCGACGCCACGGTCACCGAGATCGGTTCGGTGCTCTCGGTCGGCGACGGCATCGCCCGCGTCCACGGCCTCGACAATGTCCAGGCCGGTGAAATGGTCGAATTCGCCAATGGCGTGAAGGGCATGGCGCTCAACCTCGAAGCCGACAATGTCGGCATCGTGATCTTCGGCAGCGACGCCGCGATCAAGGAAGGCGACCAGGTCAAGCGCACCGGCACGATCGTCGACGTCCCGGTCGGCAAGGGGCTGCTCGGCCGCGTCGTCGATGGCCTCGGCAATCCGATCGACGGCAAGGGCCCGATCAAGGCCGACAAGCGGATGCGCGTCGAGGTGAAGGCGCCGGGCATCATCCCGCGCACCTCGGTCCACGAACCCGTGCAGACCGGCCTCAAGGCACTGGACGCGCTCGTCCCCGTCGGCCGCGGCCAGCGCGAGCTGATCATCGGCGACCGCCAGACCGGCAAGACCGCCGTGGCGATCGACACCTTCATCAACCAGAAGGCCGCCAACGCGGGCGATGACGAGTCGAAGAAGCTCTATTGCATCTATGTCGCCGTCGGCCAGAAGCGTTCGACCGTCGCGCAGATCGTCCGCCAGCTCGAAGAAAATGGCGCGATGGAATATTCGATCGTCGTCGCCGCGACCGCGTCGGAACCCGCGCCGCTCCAGTTCCTCGCGCCCTACACCGGCTGCACGATGGGCGAGTTCTTCCGCGACAACGGTATGCACGCCGTGATCGTCTATGACGATCTGTCGAAGCAGGCCGTCGCCTATCGCCAGATGTCGCTGCTGCTGCGCCGCCCGCCGGGCCGCGAAGCCTATCCGGGCGACGTTTTCTATCTGCACAGCCGCCTGCTCGAGCGCGCGGCCAAGATGAACAGCGACAATGGTTCGGGCTCGCTCACCGCGCTGCCGATCATCGAAACGCAGGCGGGCGACGTGTCGGCGTACATCCCGACCAACGTGATTTCGATCACCGACGGCCAGATCTTCCTCGAAACCAACCTGTTCAACGCCGGTATCCGCCCGGCGATCAACGTCGGCCTGTCGGTGAGCCGCGTCGGCTCGGCCGCGCAGACCAAGGCGATGAAGAAGGTGTCGGGCTCGATCAAGCTCGAACTCGCGCAATATCGCGAAATGGAAGCCTTTGCGCAGTTCGGCTCGGACCTCGACGCCTCGACGCAGAAACTGCTGGGCCGCGGCGCGCGCCTGACCCAGCTTTTGAAGCAGCCGCAGTTCCAGCCGATGCCGTTCGAGGAACAGACCGCGTCGATCTTCGCGGGCACCAACGGCTATCTCGACACTGTCGCGACCACCGACGTGTCGCGCTACGAAGCGGCGATGCTCGCCTATCTGCGCAGCGACCACCCGCAAGTGCTGGCGGCGATCCGCGACAGCAAGGATCTGGGCGACGACACGAAGAAGGCGCTGGTCGCCGCGCTCGACGCCTTCGCCAAGATTTTCGCATAATCGTCACCCCGGCGAAAGCCGGGGTCTCGACGGTGAGATCCCGGCCTTCGCCGGGATGACAGATTAAAGGGTAAAGACGGGACTTATGGCCAGTCTGAAGGAACTCAAAGGGCGGATCGTCTCGGTCAAATCGACCCAGAAGATCACCAAGGCCAAGAAGATGGTCGCCGCCGCCAAGCTGCGCAAGGCGCAGGCGGCGGCCGAGGCCGCGCGTCCTTACGCCGAGCGGCTCGAGGGCGTCGTCGCGAGCCTGGCGTCGAAGGTCGGTGCGTCGGATTCGGCGCCGAAGCTGCTGTCGGGCACCGGCAAGAGCGACACCCACCTGCTCGTCGTGCTCAACAGCGACCGCGGCCTTGCCGGCGCGTTCAACTCGAACATCGTCAAGGCGGCGCGCGACAAGGCGCTCGAACTGCAATCGCAGGGCAAGAAGGTTCTCTTCTACCTCGTCGGCCGCAAGGGCCGCCCGGTGATCGCGCGTCTCTTTCCCGGCCAGATCATCGAGCAATATGACACGACCGGCATCCGCGACATCGGCTTCGACCAGGCGAGCGAAATCTCGGCCAGGGTGATGGAGCTTTACGAAGCCGGCGCCTTCGATGTCGCGCATCTCTTTTATTCCAAGTTCCGCTCGGCGCTGCTTCAGATCGCGACGGGGCAGCAGATGATCCCGGTTCCGCCGCCCGCCGAAGCGCCTGCATCGAGCGGCGCCGCCGTCGAATATGAGCCGGGAGAGGAAGAAATCCTCGCCGACCTGTTGCCGCGCAACGTCACCATCCAGATTTTCAAGGGCCTGCTCGAAAACGCCGCGTCCGAACAGGGTGCGTCGATGACCGCGATGGACAATGCGACGCGCAACGCGGGCGAGCTGATCAACAAGCTGACCATCATCTACAACCGCACGCGCCAGGCGGCGATCACCACCGAACTCATCGAAATCATTGCTGGCGCGGAAGCGCTCTAAGCTATCCAAGCAAGGGAAAAGACCATGGCAACCGCACCCGCCACCGAAAAGAAGGCTCCCGCCAAAAAGGCCGCCGCGCCCAAGGCTGCTGCGCCGAAGAAGGCCGCCGCTCCCAAGGCCGCTGCCCCCGTCGGCGCCGCGACCGGCCGCATCGCGCAGGTCATCGGCGCCGTCGTCGACGTCCAGTTCACCGGCGAACTGCCCGCGATCCTGAACGCGCTCGAAACCGACAACAATGGCAACCGCCTCGTCCTCGAAGTCGCGCAGCACCTCGGCGAGAACACCGTCCGCACCATCGCGATGGACGCGACCGACGGCCTGACCCGCGGCCAGCCGGTGCGCGACACCGGCGCGCAGATTTCGGTCCCCGTCGGGCCGCAGACATTGGGCCGCATCCTCAACGTCATCGGCGAGCCGATCGACGAACGCGGTCCGGTGAACAGCGACATGACCGCGCCGATCCACGCCAAGGCTCCTGAGTTTGTCGACCAGTCGACCGAAGCGTCGATCCTCGTCACCGGCATCAAGGTCATCGACCTGATCGCGCCCTATGCCAAGGGTGGCAAGATCGGCCTGTTCGGCGGCGCGGGCGTCGGCAAGACCGTGCTCATCCAGGAACTGATCAACAACATCGCCAAGGGTCACGGCGGCGTCAGCGTGTTCGCGGGCGTCGGTGAACGCACCCGCGAAGGCAACGACCTTTATCACGAGTTTCTCGATGCCGGCGTCATCGCCAAGGACGCCGACGGCAACCCGACCCCCGACGGGTCGAAGGTCGCGCTGGTGTTCGGCCAGATGAACGAACCGCCGGGCGCGCGTGCCCGCGTCGCGCTCTCGGGCCTCACCATGGCCGAATATTTCCGCGACCAGGAAGGGCAGGACGTGCTCTTCTTCGTCGACAACATTTTCCGCTTCACCCAGGCGGGTTCGGAAGTGTCGGCGCTGCTCGGCCGTATTCCCTCGGCGGTGGGTTATCAGCCGACGCTGTCGACCGACATGGGCGCGCTGCAGGAACGCATCACCTCGACCACCAAGGGCTCGATCACCTCGGTGCAGGCGATTTACGTCCCCGCGGACGACCTGACCGACCCGGCGCCTGCAACCTCCTTCGCTCACCTGGACGCGACGACGACGCTCAGCCGCGCGATTTCGGAACTCGGCATCTATCCCGCGGTCGATCCGCTCGATTCGACCAGCCGCGTGCTCACCCCGGCGATCGTCGGTCAGGAACATTATGAAACCGCGCGCCGCGTTCAGGAAACGCTGCAGAAATACAAGTCGCTGCAGGACATCATCGCGATCCTCGGCATGGACGAGCTGTCGGAAGAGGACAAGCTGGTCGTCGCCCGCGCGCGCAAGATCCAGCGCTTCCTCAGCCAGCCCTTCCACGTCGCCGAAGTCTTCACCGGCATTCCCGGCAAGTTCGTGCCGATCGAGGAAACGGTGAAGTCGTTCAAGGCGGTCGTCGACGGCGAATATGACCATCTGCCCGAAGCGGCCTTCTACATGGTCGGCGGCATCGACGAAGCGGTCGCCAAGGCCGCGAAGCTCGCCGAAGAGGCGTAATAATGGCTCTCTCCCCTTCAGGGGAGAGGGCTTTAGGATGAAGAAAATGGCCCTGAAGTTCGAACTCGTCACCCCCGCCCGCCTCGAGCGGTCCGCCGACGTCCATATGGTCACCGTGCCGGGGACCGAGGGCGATTTCTCGGTGCTCGAAGGTCACGCGCCCTTCATGGCGACGCTGCGCAACGGCCCGCTGACCATCTATGCGGCGGCGGGCGCCGCGCCCGAAGTGATCGAAGTCGAAGGCGGCTTTGCCGAAGTGAACGAGGCGGGCCTCACCGTCCTCGCCGAGCATATCGCCGGCTGATCCCTTTCGCCCGTCCACGGCGATAGAAAGCCCGCATCCCCGCCGGATGCGGGCTTTTTCGTTGGCGAACAGCCATTCAGCCCCCGTGCGAATAGCGGCTGCTCCCCACCCCAAAGCGGACATCGGCACGGCGCAAAACCCGCCCGTCGCATTCGCCCGCGCGCATTAGGACAATGTCAAAGTTTCCGATTTATTCACCCTGTCGGATGGGGGTGCGTCAGCCGGTTGCGGCGATGCTCCCGCTGGAATTGAAAGAACAGGACAAAGCGAATGAGTGCATTCGGACGCCGACCCGGAACCGCTGGCCGCCCCGCCTTTGGCGTGGCAAAGCCGATGCAGGGTGGGCCGGGTGTGCCCGGCGGCGCGCAGTTCCCCGCGATCGAAACGCCGCCGGCGATCGACATTCCGCAAATGCCGTCGAACCTGTCACCCGAAGGCGAGGCGATGGAACGGCTGAACCAGCGTTCGACCGCCGAGGCGGTGGAGCCCGAAAAGGCGCAAGGGTTCGAGGCGAGCGTCCACAAGATCAAGGAACAGGTGCTGCCGCGCCTGCTGGAGCGCGTCGACCCCGAAGCCGCAGCGACGCTCAGCAAGGACGAGCTGACCGAAGAGTTCCGTCCGATCATCCTCGAAGTGCTCGCCGAACTGCGCATCACGCTCAATCGCCGCGAACAATTCGCGCTCGAAAAGGTGCTCGTCGACGAGCTGCTCGGCTTCGGCCCGCTCGAGGAGTTGCTCGCCGATCCCGACATCAGCGACATCATGGTCAACGGCCCCTATCAAACCTATGTCGAGCGCAAGGGCCAGCTCGTCCTAGCGCCGATCCAGTTCCGCGACGAACAGCATCTGTTCCAGATCGCGCAGCGCATCTGCAACCTCGTCGGCCGCCGCGTCGACCAGACGACGCCGCTCGCCGACGCGCGCCTCAAGGACGGCAGCCGCGTCAACGTGATCGTGCCGCCGCTCTCGCTTCGCGGCACCGCCATCTCGATCCGCAAATTCTCGGCCAAGCCGATCACGCTCGACATGCTCTGCCAATGGGGCGCGATGAGCCAGAAAATGTGTACCGCGCTGAAAATCGCGGGCGCCAGCCGCTTCAACATCGTCATTTCGGGCGGCACGGGTTCGGGCAAGACCACCATGCTCAACGCGCTCTCCAAGATGATCGACCCCGGCGAGCGCGTGCTGACGATCGAGGACGCCGCCGAACTTCGCCTGCAACAGCCGCACTGGCTGCCGCTCGAAACGCGCCCCGCGAACCTCGAGGGCAATGGCGCGATCCATATGGGCGACCTCGTCAAAAACGCGCTGCGTATGCGCCCCGACCGCATCATCATGGGCGAGGTTCGCGGCGCCGAATGTTTCGATCTGCTCGCCGCGATGAACACCGGTCACGACGGGTCGATGTGTACGCTGCACAGCAACAGCCCGCGCGAATGCCTCGGCCGCATGGAGAACATGGTTCTCATGGGCGACATCAAGATTCCGAAGGAAGCCATCTCGAAACAGATCGCCGATTCGGTCGACCTGATCGTCCAGATCAAGCGCCTGCGCGACGGTTCGCGCCGCGTCACCAACATCACCGAGGTGATCGGCATGGAAGGCGACGTCATCGTCACGCAGGAATTGTTCAAGTTCGAATATCTGGACGAGGACAAGGACGGCAAGATCGTCGGCGAATATCGCTCGATGGGCCTCAGGCCCTATACGCTCGAAAAAGCGCGGCAATACGGGTTCGATCAGCCCTATCTGGAGGCGTGTCTTTGAGCTCGACGTCATTGCGAGCCGAGCGAAGCAATCTCCAGCTATCGGTCGTTCAGTGCCGATAGCTGGAGATTGCTTCGTCGCTACGCTCCTCGCAATGACGCAGAGTGAACGGCGCTTAGGGTCCTGACCCTACGGCTTCAACGCCAGCGCCGCCGCGAACAGGGCAACCCCCGCCGACGCCAGCGCAATCCCGCGCCACGGCATGAAACCCACCTTGTCGACATCGCGCCGGTTGTTGCGGCGCCAGTTCGCGACCTCGGCGACGCCGAACAGCGCCGCTGCGCCAATCGCCACCGACAGCATCGACACTTGCATTGCCGCGCGCACCTTCGCAAACAGGGAGAAGTCCCCCAAAAGAGAGGTTGCCCATATGCGTTCGCTGATCCTCGTTGCAAGTAATGCTATCGCCCTCGCCGTCGCCGCGCCCGTCCTCGCCGACCATCATGGCGGCGGCCACGCCGCGCACCACGGCCATGACGCCATCGCCGCCGCGGTCGCCGCACCGACGCGCACCCCCGCGAATATCGAGCGCGACAAATATCGCAACCCAGCAGAAACGCTCGCCTTTTTCGGCGTGAAGCCCGGCGACACCGTGGTCGAGCTGTGGCCGGGCGGCGGCTGGTACACCGAAATCCTCGCGCCGCTGACGAAAGCGGGCGGCGGCACGCTCTATGTCGCGGCGCCGTGGGAACGCGGGCTTGCTCGCATCAGGGAAAAGCAGGCGGCCGACACGGCGACCTATGGCGCGCTCAGGCTTGCGGAGTTTCCGGCGACCGGCGCGGGACCGAAAGTGCCTGACGGCAGCGCCGATGTCGTGCTCACCTTCCGCAACGTTCACAACTGGCGCTTCGGCGGCGCCGACAATACCGCCAACGCCTTCAAACAGATTTTCGCGATGCTGAAGCCCGGCGGCACGCTCGGTGTCGTCGAACACCGGCTGAACGAGGACGACGACGCCGCGAAGGAGGAAAAATCGGGCTATATGAAGGAAAGCTCGATCATCGCCTTTGCCGAGGCCGCGGGCTTCGAGCTGGCGGGCAAGAGCGAGATCAACGCCAATCCCAAAGACACCAAGGATTATGAAAAGGGCGTCTGGACGCTCCCGCCGGTGTTGCGCGAGGGGGAGACCGACCGCGCGAAATATGTCGCGATCGGCGAATCGGACCGCATGACGCTGAAGTTCGTGAAGCCCGCACGCTGAAGCCGATCGCCTCCATCGATCCGGCGCTGCTGCTCAGCGCCTATGCGCAGGGGATTTTCCCGATGGCCGACGGGGCGGACGACCCGTCGGTCCATTGGGTCGAGCCGCGGCTGCGCGCGATCCTGCCGCTCGACGGTTTTCACCTCTCGCGCAGCCTGCGGAAAGCGATTCTCGCCGAGCGGTTCCGCGTCACCACCGACACCGCCTTTGCCGATATGGTCGCGCTCTGCGCCGAGTCCGCCGACGACCGGCCGACGACGTGGATCAACCCCGTCATCAAGGCAAGCTACGACCGGCTCTTCCGCCTTGGTCACGCGCACAGCGTCGAATGCTGGCAGGGCGGCGAACTGGTCGGCGGGCTTTACGGGGTGACGCTCGGCCGCGCCTTTTTCGGCGAATCGATGGTCAGCCGCGCGCGCGATGCGTCGAAGGTCGCGCTCGCCCACCTCGTCGCGCGGCTGATCGCCGGCGGCTGGAAACTGCTCGACTGCCAGTTCCTCACCCCGCACCTCGCCAGCCTCGGCGCGATCGAGATCCGCCAGGCCGATTATCTGGCCCGGCTTTACTCGGTATTGGCCGGGGGCGACGGCGCCGGGGTGGCCGCCGGTTCCGGCGCCGGTGCCGGTGCGGCAGGGCTTTCGCCCCCCTCGCCGCCGTTCGTCGCGGGCGACTGGGGCGCGCTCGATGCCCTGGGCGCCGCAGCCGCGGCCGACGGGCGCGCGACCGGCTCGCCGCCGGGATATGTCATTGTGCAGCTTTTGACGAACACGTCATAGATCGGATGCTCGATCACATTGCGGTCGGGCCGCTCGCGGAAAAGCCAGCCCGAAAAGACGCGGCGCCATTTGTCGTCGCGCTGATCCTGCACCGAAAGCTGGACGAAGGCGCCGGTTTCGGGGGGGTCTTCCCATGGCGCCGTTTGTTCGCACGCGCGCAGTCGCACGATCGCGCGTCCCTCGCGCACCGATTCGCCGGGCTTCATCTCCAGTTCGCGCACCAGCCCGTTACGCTTGTTGAGCAGCCCCAGCACCGCGACGCGCTCCGCCATCGGGGTTGCGCCCTCGATGCCGCCGATTTCGGCGGGAACGCGCTCCGACTTCATCGCCGTCGGGACGGTCTTGCTGCCGTTCGAGGGCGAGCGGTCGCATCCGGCCAGCGCCGCCCCGGCGGCAAGGACGATCCAGACGCGGCGCGGCATTAGTCGGCGCCGGGCCGCCAGGCCTCATAATCGCCGGTGGCGGCGGCGCGGCGCCCGCCGCGTTCGAGCGCGCCCGCAGGGCGATAGGCGCCCGCGCTGCCGGTCAGATTGGGCGTCGGTTCGCGTTCCCACGCGCGCGGCGCGGGCAAGACGTCGGCCGGAAGCTCGTCAAAGGTGCCGTGCAGCCAGCCGTGCCATTCGGGCGGCACGCGGCTCGCGTCGTTCGACCCCTTATAGATCACCCAGCGGCGATGGCCCTTCTTCGCGCGGTAGTAACGGTTGCCAAGCCTGTCCTCGCCGACCTTTTCGCCGCGCGCCCAGCTGTTCAGCAGCGTGCCGACGGTCGCGCCGTCCCACCAGGTGAAAATCTTGCCCAGGATGCTCATGGCTGCGGCGTTTACAGGCAAGGGTGCGGCCTTCGCAAGCGAATTGCTCGCCGAATTGCCGCCTATTGTGTCCACGTCACGCTGGCGCTCTCGTCGATCCCCAGCCGCGCCGCGGTGCCGCCCGCAAGTTCGAGCACCGCGCTCACCTCGCCGCCGCTCGCGACGGGTTCGAGCGAGCCGGGGATGGTGTTTTCGGCGATACGGTCGATGCTGCCGTCGGCGCGGATGAAGATCATGTCGAGCGGGATCAGCGTGTCCTGCATCCAGAAACTCGCGATCCGCGGTTTTTCGAACGGAAAGAGCATCCCGCCGTTCGCCGGCAGGCCGGTGCGGAACTTCAGCCCCTGTTTCTGCTCCGCATCGCTGCGCGCGACCTCGACATCGAACCGGTGCGCCTTGCCCGCCATGGTGATCGTCACCACGGTCGTCGCCGCATGCTCCGCCTCGCTCGCATCGTGGCTGCACGCCGCCATCGGCAACGCAAGCGACAGGGCGAGGGCGGTCAGAATGATACGCATAAAGGACTCCAGCCTATATTCGTCATCCCGCGAAGGCCGGGATGACGGCCCGATGCGGAGTATAGGAGCTAATCGAGCGCCGCCCCCGCGTCCAGCGCCGCCAGCGCGTCCGCGTCGCCCGGCGCCACGCCAAGGATATGCCGCGCCAGCGCCGGGCTGTGCCCCGCGCGCACGAAAGCGGCGACCTGCCGTTCGCGCAGCTTGGGGTCATCGAGCCCGCGTGCGGCAAAAGGCCCCAAACGCCGCCGCCGGGCAAAGCCGATCGCCGCCGCGACCGCCGCGCTCTCGGCCGCCTCGATCGCTTCGCCGCTGTCCGCCTCGGCGATTCCATCGACGTAAAGCTGCGCCCTTACCCGCCGCACTCCCAGCCCGCGCCGCGTCATCGCGCCGGCGCGCATCGCGGCATATTGGCGGTCGTCGAGATAATGCAAACGCTCCATCCGGTCGGCGACCGCCTCGCACGCCGCCATGGCGTCACTTTCGTCCATCCATTCGGATTCGCGCACTTTTCGGGCGAGATAGCGCAGCAGCTTGGCGCGGCTCGTCGCGAATCGCGCGACATAGGCAAGCGCCAGTTCGTCGAGCTTCGCTGCGCCGAGCGGTCTTTTCGATCGGTCGAAGGGAGCAGGATGCTTGGGCATGTGCCATGTTTGTGCCACAGTCGGGCCCGATTGAGAACGATCAACAGCGCCATATCGGGCACCAAAGCCCGGATATGGGCGATTTGTTCAAACAACACAGGGTCCGCGCACGCTTCATGGCACAAAAGGATGACATGCTTGTTGCCGCGCGCCCCGAATCGAGGGACGTCGCACCCCTTATGACCGAAAATCATGCCGCTTCGGCCGACACGCTCGTGCCGACGCCGACCCAATGCGCCCAGCCGCGCCGTTTTTCCGACTTCGCCACCGTCGGCGAGGCGCTCGATTATGCCGCGAGCGGCACGCGCGGGCTCAATTTCCACGATCCGCGCGGGCGTCTGATACGCGCCTATCCCTATAGCGAGCTGCGCGCCGACGCGCTCGCCGCCGCCTATCGCCTGATCGCCGCGGGCGTGAAGCCGCAGGATCGCATCGCGCTGATCGCCGAAACCGGCCCCGAATTCGCCGCGCTCTTCTTTGGCGCCATCTATGCCGGCGCCTGGCCGGTGCCGTTGCCGTTGCCGACCAGTTTCGGCGGGCGCGACTCCTATGTCGGCCAGCTCGTCGTCCAGCTCACGAGCTGCGACCCCAGAATGCTGTTTTTCCCGCCCGAAATCGCCGCGATGGCGGTCGAGGCGGCCGAGCAGCGCGGGGTCGAGCCGCTCGACTGGACCGCCTTTGCCGAACGCGCGGCCCCCGTCGCCGACTTGCCCGCGCAAAAGACCGACGAGACCTGCTATCTTCAGTATAGCAGCGGCTCGACGCGCTTCCCGCACGGCGTGGCGGTGACGCACGGCGCGCTGCTCAACAATCTGTCGGCGCATTCGCACGGCATGAAACTGCAGGACAGCGACCGCTGCGTGTCGTGGCTGCCCTGGTATCACGACATGGGGCTCGTCGGCTGCCTGCTCTCCCCCGTCGCCAATCAGGTGTCGGTCGACTATCTCAAAACCGAGGATTTCGCGCGCCGCCCGCTCGCCTGGCTCGACCTGATCAGCCGCAACCAGGGCACGACGCTCAGCTATTCGCCGACCTTCGGCTATGACATTTGCGCGCGCCGCATCTCCAGCCAGAGCCATGTCGCCGACCGGTTCGACCTGTCGCGATGGCGCGTCGCGGGCAATGGCGCCGACATGATCCGTCCCGACGTGATGCAGGCCTTTGTCGACGCCTTTGCCGATGCGGGGTTCAAGGCGAGCGCCTTCCTGCCGAGCTATGGCCTGGCCGAAGCGACGCTCGCGGTCAGCATCATGCCGCCGGGCGAGGGCATCGTCGTCGAACTGGTCGAGGAAACCGAACTGTCGGGCGCCGCGAACGACAGCGGCCGTCCGACCCGTTACCGCGCGATCGTCAACTGCGGCAAGGCGGTGAAGGACATGGTGATCGAGGTCCGCGACGAGGCGGGCAATCCGCTCCCCGACCAGACGGTCGGCAAGGTGTGGTGCACCGGCCCGTCGCTGATGACGGGCTATTACCGCGATCCCGAAGCGACCGCGGCCTGCCTGAAGGACGGCTGGCTCGACACGGGCGATATGGGTTATATATCAAACGGTTATATCTATATC
This DNA window, taken from Sphingopyxis alaskensis RB2256, encodes the following:
- a CDS encoding CpaF family protein, whose product is MSAFGRRPGTAGRPAFGVAKPMQGGPGVPGGAQFPAIETPPAIDIPQMPSNLSPEGEAMERLNQRSTAEAVEPEKAQGFEASVHKIKEQVLPRLLERVDPEAAATLSKDELTEEFRPIILEVLAELRITLNRREQFALEKVLVDELLGFGPLEELLADPDISDIMVNGPYQTYVERKGQLVLAPIQFRDEQHLFQIAQRICNLVGRRVDQTTPLADARLKDGSRVNVIVPPLSLRGTAISIRKFSAKPITLDMLCQWGAMSQKMCTALKIAGASRFNIVISGGTGSGKTTMLNALSKMIDPGERVLTIEDAAELRLQQPHWLPLETRPANLEGNGAIHMGDLVKNALRMRPDRIIMGEVRGAECFDLLAAMNTGHDGSMCTLHSNSPRECLGRMENMVLMGDIKIPKEAISKQIADSVDLIVQIKRLRDGSRRVTNITEVIGMEGDVIVTQELFKFEYLDEDKDGKIVGEYRSMGLRPYTLEKARQYGFDQPYLEACL
- a CDS encoding class I SAM-dependent methyltransferase, whose product is MRSLILVASNAIALAVAAPVLADHHGGGHAAHHGHDAIAAAVAAPTRTPANIERDKYRNPAETLAFFGVKPGDTVVELWPGGGWYTEILAPLTKAGGGTLYVAAPWERGLARIREKQAADTATYGALRLAEFPATGAGPKVPDGSADVVLTFRNVHNWRFGGADNTANAFKQIFAMLKPGGTLGVVEHRLNEDDDAAKEEKSGYMKESSIIAFAEAAGFELAGKSEINANPKDTKDYEKGVWTLPPVLREGETDRAKYVAIGESDRMTLKFVKPAR
- the aat gene encoding leucyl/phenylalanyl-tRNA--protein transferase gives rise to the protein MASIDPALLLSAYAQGIFPMADGADDPSVHWVEPRLRAILPLDGFHLSRSLRKAILAERFRVTTDTAFADMVALCAESADDRPTTWINPVIKASYDRLFRLGHAHSVECWQGGELVGGLYGVTLGRAFFGESMVSRARDASKVALAHLVARLIAGGWKLLDCQFLTPHLASLGAIEIRQADYLARLYSVLAGGDGAGVAAGSGAGAGAAGLSPPSPPFVAGDWGALDALGAAAAADGRATGSPPGYVIVQLLTNTS
- a CDS encoding NADH:ubiquinone oxidoreductase subunit NDUFA12; the encoded protein is MSILGKIFTWWDGATVGTLLNSWARGEKVGEDRLGNRYYRAKKGHRRWVIYKGSNDASRVPPEWHGWLHGTFDELPADVLPAPRAWEREPTPNLTGSAGAYRPAGALERGGRRAAATGDYEAWRPGAD
- a CDS encoding DUF192 domain-containing protein; its protein translation is MRIILTALALSLALPMAACSHDASEAEHAATTVVTITMAGKAHRFDVEVARSDAEQKQGLKFRTGLPANGGMLFPFEKPRIASFWMQDTLIPLDMIFIRADGSIDRIAENTIPGSLEPVASGGEVSAVLELAGGTAARLGIDESASVTWTQ
- a CDS encoding RecX family transcriptional regulator gives rise to the protein MPKHPAPFDRSKRPLGAAKLDELALAYVARFATSRAKLLRYLARKVRESEWMDESDAMAACEAVADRMERLHYLDDRQYAAMRAGAMTRRGLGVRRVRAQLYVDGIAEADSGEAIEAAESAAVAAAIGFARRRRLGPFAARGLDDPKLRERQVAAFVRAGHSPALARHILGVAPGDADALAALDAGAALD